In a genomic window of Lagopus muta isolate bLagMut1 chromosome 2, bLagMut1 primary, whole genome shotgun sequence:
- the KCNF1 gene encoding potassium voltage-gated channel subfamily F member 1 → MAGDFRFPDADTDVTEKNEETEIVVNVGGVRQVFYSDNLNQYPGTRLAELLNCLSGGYDSIFSLCDDYDPGKREFYFDRDPDAFKCIIDVYYFGEVHMKKGICPICFKNEMEFWKVDLKFLDDCCKTHLNEKKEELEEIARRVQLILDDLGVDASESRWKRCQKYIWKFLEKPESSYPARVIAVLSFLFILISSVVMCVGTIPDMQVLDAEGNRVEHPTLDSIETACIGWFTMEYVLRLISSPNKLHFALSFMNIVDVLAILPFYVSLTLTHLGAKLMELSNVQQAVQALRIMRVARIFKLARHSSGLQTLTYALKRSFKELGLLLMYLAVGIFVFSALGYTMEQSHPDTLFKSIPQSFWWAIITMTTVGYGDIYPKTTLGKLNAAISFLCGVIAIALPIHPIINNFVRYYNKQRVLETAAKHELELMELNSAEGKTASSKGELGDLASEGKEGPFYSSRLKVSHSDTFIHLLSEEKHYRTRLQSCK, encoded by the coding sequence ATGGCAGGTGACTTTAGGTTTCCAGATGCGGACACTGACGTAACAGAGAAAAACGAAGAAACTGAGATCGTAGTCAATGTCGGTGGGGTGAGGCAGGTGTTCTACAGTGATAACCTGAACCAGTACCCAGGAACACGGCTGGCAGAGTTGCTCAACTGCCTGTCAGGGGGATACGACAGCATATTCTCCCTCTGCGATGACTACGATCCTGGAAAGAGAGAGTTTTACTTTGACAGAGATCCAGATGCTTTCAAATGCATTATTGATGTGTACTACTTTGGGGAAGTTCACATGAAGAAAGGAATATGCCCCATCTGTTTCAAGAATGAGATGGAATTTTGGAAAGTGGATCTTAAATTTTTGGATGACTGCTGCAAAACTCATCTGaatgagaaaaaggaggaaCTGGAGGAAATAGCCCGAAGGGTGCAACTGATCCTGGATGACTTGGGAGTGGATGCCTCCGAAAGCCGCTGGAAAAGATGTCAAAAGTACATCTGGAAATTCTTGGAGAAGCCAGAATCGTCCTACCCAGCTCGAGTGATTGCTGTTCTGtctttcctgtttattttgaTCTCCTCAGTTGTGATGTGCGTGGGGACCATCCCAGACATGCAGGTCTTAGATGCGGAGGGAAACCGTGTGGAGCACCCAACCCTGGACAGCATCGAGACAGCCTGCATAGGCTGGTTCACCATGGAGTACGTGCTGAGGCTCATCTCCTCTCCAAATAAACTCCACTTCGCCCTGTCATTCATGAACATTGTCGATGTACTAGCTATACTTCCTTTCTATGTCAGCCTCACCTTGACACACCTGGGAGCCAAGCTGATGGAGCTGAGCAATGTCCAGCAGGCAGTCCAGGCACTGCGCATCATGAGGGTTGCGAGGATTTTCAAGCTTGCACGGCACTCCTCGGGGCTCCAGACCTTGACCTATGCTCTGAAACGCAGCTTTAAGGAGCTGGGGCTCCTCCTCATGTACTTAGCTGTTGGGATCTTTGTCTTTTCTGCCCTGGGTTATACCATGGAGCAAAGTCACCCCGATACCTTATTTAAAAGCATCCCTCAGTCATTCTGGTGGGCAATCATCACCATGACCACGGTCGGGTATGGAGACATATACCCCAAAACAACTCTAGGAAAACTGAATGCTGCCATCAGTTTTCTTTGCGGAGTGATAGCGATTGCCCTTCCCATCCACCCTATCATTAACAACTTTGTCAGGTACTATAACAAACAGAGGGTTTTAGAAACGGCTGCCAAGCACGAGTTGGAGCTGATGGAGCTAAACTCAGCTGAGGGGAAAACTGCAAGCTCCAAGGGTGAACTCGGGGACCTTGCAAGTGAGGGCAAGGAGGGCCCTTTTTATAGCAGCCGGCTAAAAGTCTCCCACAGTGACACCTTTATTCATCTCCTGTCAGAAGAGAAACACTATAGGACCAGGCTTCAAAGCTGCAAATAA